Proteins encoded together in one Miscanthus floridulus cultivar M001 chromosome 16, ASM1932011v1, whole genome shotgun sequence window:
- the LOC136514016 gene encoding probable glutathione S-transferase DHAR1, cytosolic isoform X1 — MAAGHKNTTTVALLVLLLSLMLSLTVSVARLSIATAVEVCVKAAVGAPDKLGDCPFSQRVLLTLEEKKVPYQLKLIDLSNKPGWFLKISPEGKVPVYNGGDGKWIANSDVITQVIEKKYPTPSLITPPEYASVGSKIFPSFVKFLMSKDANDGSEKAILYELQALEKHLKAHGHPYISGKNVSAVDLSLAPKLFHLVVALEHFKRWKVPESLSSVHAYTKALFSRESFIKTKPTKEHLIAGWAAEGARVSPHTHRALLVPGGHPRFI, encoded by the exons ATGGCTGCAGGGCACAAGAACACCACCACAGTGGCGCTCCTAGTTCTGCTGCTGTCATTGATGCTCTCTTTGACAGTGTCAGTGGCGCGACTGTCCATTGCTACGGCCGTGGAGGTGTGCGTGAAGGCTGCTGTCGGGGCTCCTGACAAGCTTGGCGACT GTCCCTTCTCGCAGAGGGTTCTGCTCACTCTGGAGGAGAAGAAAGTCCCTTACCAGTTGAAGCTCATTGACCTCAGCAACAAGCCTGGATG GTTTCTGAAGATCAGCCCAGAGGGTAAGGTACCTGTGTATAACGGTGGTGATGGCAAATGGATTGCTAATTCTGATGTGATCACCCAAGTCATTGAGAAGAAGTACCCAACTCCATCTCTGATCACCCCTCCAGAATATGCATCAGT GGGATCAAAGATTTTCCCATCCTTTGTCAAATTCTTGATGAGCAAGGATGCTAATGATGGTTCAGAGAAGGCAATTCTGTATGAGCTGCAGGCACTGGAGAAGCATCTCAAAGCTCAT GGCCACCCCTACATCAGCGGGAAGAATGTATCAGCTGTTGATCTTAGCCTGGCGCCGAAGCTCTTCCACCTGGTGGTGGCGCTGGAGCATTTCAAGCGCTGGAAGGTCCCAGAAAGCCTGTCCAGCGTCCACGCCTACACCAAG GCTCTGTTCAGCCGCGAATCTTTCATCAAGACTAAGCCAACCAAGGAGCACCTGATTGCAGGATGGGCGGCCGAGGGTGCCCGTGTAAGCCCCCATACCCATCGTGCCTTGTTGGTACCTGGTGGACATCCCCGGTTCATCTGA
- the LOC136514016 gene encoding probable glutathione S-transferase DHAR1, cytosolic isoform X2: MVDPFSRGCFMLEGKEGAPYQMELITSATSLNDFFRFLKISPEGKVPVYNGGDGKWIANSDVITQVIEKKYPTPSLITPPEYASVGSKIFPSFVKFLMSKDANDGSEKAILYELQALEKHLKAHGHPYISGKNVSAVDLSLAPKLFHLVVALEHFKRWKVPESLSSVHAYTKALFSRESFIKTKPTKEHLIAGWAAEGARVSPHTHRALLVPGGHPRFI, encoded by the exons ATGGTAGACCCCTTCTCGAGAGGGTGCTTCATGCTGGAGGGAAAGGAGGGGGCTCCCTACCAGATGGAGCTCATTACCTCAGCAACAAGCCTGAATG ACTTTTTCAGGTTTCTGAAGATCAGCCCAGAGGGTAAGGTACCTGTGTATAACGGTGGTGATGGCAAATGGATTGCTAATTCTGATGTGATCACCCAAGTCATTGAGAAGAAGTACCCAACTCCATCTCTGATCACCCCTCCAGAATATGCATCAGT GGGATCAAAGATTTTCCCATCCTTTGTCAAATTCTTGATGAGCAAGGATGCTAATGATGGTTCAGAGAAGGCAATTCTGTATGAGCTGCAGGCACTGGAGAAGCATCTCAAAGCTCAT GGCCACCCCTACATCAGCGGGAAGAATGTATCAGCTGTTGATCTTAGCCTGGCGCCGAAGCTCTTCCACCTGGTGGTGGCGCTGGAGCATTTCAAGCGCTGGAAGGTCCCAGAAAGCCTGTCCAGCGTCCACGCCTACACCAAG GCTCTGTTCAGCCGCGAATCTTTCATCAAGACTAAGCCAACCAAGGAGCACCTGATTGCAGGATGGGCGGCCGAGGGTGCCCGTGTAAGCCCCCATACCCATCGTGCCTTGTTGGTACCTGGTGGACATCCCCGGTTCATCTGA